GTCTGCTGGATGAAGTTCTTGGGGACGCCGCCTCCGATGTAGACCACGCCGGTCCTTCCCGCATCCTCGACGATGCGGGTGATCTCGTCGGTGTCGGCAATCTGGTCCACGTCCACGTCGACGCCCCGGCGGCGTGCGATCACGAGGCCGATGCCGATGGAAGAGTCGGCAAGAGCCGGTACGAAGATGGGGACCCTGCACCGCGTGGCGGCAGAGACGAGCGAGTCCGCATCGGGCTTCTCCCTCCGTACCTGTTCGCCCAGCAGTTCCAGGAATCGGCGCGAAGAGCCGCGGAACGGGGCGATCCCCCGCGCGAAGTCGGCGATGAATCGGTCCACGTCGCGGAACTCCTCTTCGTATGCGAATACGTCGTATATGCGATCGATTCCCTGCCGGTAGAGAGCGAGATCGTCTGCCAGATGGTGGCCGAGGTAGTGGCGAACACCGAGGTGTTCGCTCACGTCGTGGAAGATGTTGGCGCCCGTGGATACGATCACGTCCACGTAGCGGCGTTCGACAAGTTCG
This portion of the Methanomicrobiales archaeon genome encodes:
- a CDS encoding deoxyhypusine synthase — encoded protein: MKPRHAVVPTDSVAELLHSMSQTGFQGRKLGESVEIWSQMIRDPHCTILLGLSGAMIPAGMQRCLIELVERRYVDVIVSTGANIFHDVSEHLGVRHYLGHHLADDLALYRQGIDRIYDVFAYEEEFRDVDRFIADFARGIAPFRGSSRRFLELLGEQVRREKPDADSLVSAATRCRVPIFVPALADSSIGIGLVIARRRGVDVDVDQIADTDEITRIVEDAGRTGVVYIGGGVPKNFIQQTQVIASIHEHEQGGHAYAIQYTTDAPHFGGLSGCTFDEAVSWGKEAPASPRVQCFVDATIALPLVTSALIGRGEQRAGRAPS